TCAAGAAATCGGTTGGTCGAGAGAGAGATGGAGGTTGAATCTTGGCTAGGGTGCTCCTCTCTCAAATACCTTAAACTCAAGGAATCAAACATTTTAGGGTGGGAGAGTGTCAGGAGGGTTCTTCTCAAATCTAGAATGTTTTGGAATGGAGTGGTCAACCTACCTCCCAAAGGGTAGGTGACTTATGTAGTATGTGAAGAATTAGCATGTTTAAACAGAATTACATAAATGGACAATCTGGCTTGGAAGTGCTCGAAGAATCCAGCTGCAATGTCTAGCCAGAAGCGGCAGTCGATCCAGTAGGCAGCCACACAGACAAACATCAAGGGCATACAAATTATGCACCACGACTTCATGAGGCTAAGCGCACCTGAATAGTCCGGCACTTGTCATGTCGGGAATACCCCAAGGCCGATTGCAACCGAACAGTCTTGTGCTTGTTCGACTATTGAATCACCCCCGAGTGAGGGCAAAGATACAAACCCATGTTGTCTAACCAGAATTGGCATGCAAAGTCGGCCCGACTGAAATTTACCACTTGACTACCTTTGACCTAGGGTTTCTTGTGGCTGTCTATCTTTGGACTATTCGGCGGATATGTGAGAATTCAAGTGATGGTTGACTTGAGAAAATACTCTGCTACATTTGATCCCCTTCAATAGTGTGGGATCCCCATAACACAAGAATGAAAAGAAAAGCCACACTTTACTCTTCTTAAAAGCACTTGTCTTGGGTCTTTTTTATTTTGGAGGACGGCGATCATCGACACCACTTGCATAAGAGACTAAAATCTGTCTATTCACTCGATTAATGTATCAATCCCTACAATTTAATGTCATCAATACCAAAACAAACATTAAAGACCTAGATGCACTTTGGAAAATAATGATTGTATGTGAATATTTGTAGGGCTCAAGTAGTGGCCTTGAACTGGCAGTGCCAATGTTGAGGCCCTAGAGTTCTCTGGTGCTGCAGCTGGCGAAGGGTCATGGTGCGAGCTCGCCAGTGGTGGTCGCTACGAGCGTGGCAACGATGGCTTTTTTTGCTTGAAACGTGACCACGACGAGCTACAACAGTGGTCATGGCGAGCTATAACCGCACGCCTCAAATGCTGCAACGACGAACACAACGAGTTGGAACCGGGACCACAGGGGAGTCGTCGGGATGCTGTAGGGTGAGTCGGTCGATGTTGCGAAAAATGCATGCGGGGAAGACTTGCTAGAAATGGCGGGTGACGACGGCTACATCAACGGACGTCAGGTGATGCAACGGCTTGGTGCGCAAACTATGAACAATGTTCACGAGCTGCAAGCGATGGTGGCAGGCGAGAGGGTTCTACGACGCTGGTGCTGCCGAGGCCGTCAACACCGATGAACGTGGCCGTCGTGCCTCGCAAGGGATGCACCTTGGAGGAGAAGCATGCAGTCAGTGGTGGCGACTAGCCGACATGAGAGGATTTTTTTCTGTACGTGTTGGTGAGCAAGAAGATGAATCGAGGGAGAATCCGACGGCTACGGTAACCCAGATCAAACGGCTTGTCACGGCCCCGTTCTGGATCCTGGCCGGTCGGCCGGCGCCTATACTGCGAGAAAAGGGGAAATTTGCTACCAGGGGCTGACATATCGGGGCCACTTACAAGCGAACTGAAAGAAAGCTTTCTCGTTCTCGGTCAGAGTGTCGATCGTTCCCACTCGTAAACCCTAAACCcagccgccgccatggccgccgccgtccgcctcttcctgcgccgccgcctcgccacggCCACCGCCACGCCTCCGACCCCGGCCTCCATCCTCAACCCTTCCTCCCCGACCACCCCGCTCACCTCGCGGCAGAAGACCCGCCTCGCCATCTCCCTCCTCaagtcctccccgccgccgccccccgACCAGATCCTCTCCATCTGCCGCGCCGCCGCACTCTCCCCGAAGACCCACCTCGACCGTGttgctctctccctcgccacctCGAGGCTCTCCACCGCCCCGGACTCCCTCCGAGACCTCACGTCCTCTCTTCTCATCCCCCACCAcgcccaccacgccatcgtgctctttggccaggccggcctcctccccgacGCCATCTCCACCTTCCAGTCATCCCCCTCCACCCGCTCCCTCAACGCCCTCCTCTTCGCCTGCATCGTCGCCGGCAACCACACCGAGGCCGCTCGCATCTTCCAGACCTTCCCGGACGCCCACCGCGTCAAGCCCAACGCCGAGACATTCAACTCCATTATAAAATCCTTCTCCGAGTCCGGCACCACAAGGTCCTTCTActcggtgttcgatgaaatgtgcaAGCAGGGCGTGAAGCCCACTGCCACCACATTTACTGCCGCGATTGCTGGGTTTTACAAGGAGGAGCGCTTTGATGATGTAGAGAAGGTGATTAAGCTCATGAAGAAGCATGGTTGTGGCGAGTCACTGCAAGTGTACAATGCAAGGGTCCAGGGGCTGTGCAAGCTTGGCCGGAATGGTGATGCCAAGGCATTACTGAGTGAGATGGCCAAGAAAGGGACGAAGCCAAACTGGGTTACTTATAACCATTTGATTTATGGATTCTGTAAGGAAGGGGATTTGGAGGAAGCGAAGCGGCTGTACAAGGAGATGGGAAAGAAGGGGCTTGTTGGGGATAGTGGCTTCTATTTTACTGTCATTTTTCACCTTTGCAAGGCTGGCGATTTTGATACTGCCCTTGGTGTATACAATGAGATAATACCTAGGAACTGGGTACCCTGCTTCTCGACCATGAAGATGCTTGTGAATGGGCTTGCTGGGAGCTCGCGAATCGATGAGGCAAAGGGGATCATTGAGAAGATGAAGGAGAAATTCCCGGACAGGGATGAAGGGTGGAAAGAGGTAGAGGCGGCATTGCCTCAATAGAATCACCACTCACAGGTATTGTTTTCCTACTAAAGTGTTCTTAGAAACAATTACACAGCTGCAATTTGAGAATACTGATGTCTGAGTATGTTGCTTATTAAATTTGCCATTTCACATGTCATAAACCTGCAATATTACAATATGCATTATACAAGCTGTTCTATATCCTGAAGATGTTGCAGTTCAACTTATGGTAAAGTAGTGTCCTTCTGTAGGACCTTAATCTACACCATGAGGCTCTGCAACTGAGATGTTTTTCCGTTTCACTTCAGTATCTGTTCCTCTTGGTTTGAGTCCAGAATGAACTGCATCTTAGAGCTGTTTTTTCTGCGTTCCAGTGTTTCAGTCCTCTATAGGACATAATATGTTACTTTTCAGTAACATAGATTGCTTGCAAAAGGTCATAGTAATATAGGATTTACAAAATTGTTGTCAGTTAGCATATCCATGTCTATAAGAATATATATGACTGGCACAATAGTTGTGTATATTAGCAAGAACCTTGTATTCATTAGTTTGATGTATGTTAGTATAGGATCTGAAAGGAATTGGGGTGCTTCATTTATCCGGACAGCTGATCATGATTTTCAAATTTGTAAGGAAAAGGATGCACTCTATAGTAGATCGGCACTGCTTTTAAGAAATTGGAACTGTTTAAGTAGTACTTGTAATAACTGTGGAAAATTAATTAGATTATAGAGCGTGAGGTAGATTTTATTCCCCTCGGAGGTAttaaatcatactccctccgtcccaaaataagtgtcgctggtttagtactccctccgtcccaaaataagtgtcgctggtttagtaattttgggacggagggagtacataactaATAGGAAGTTAGAGGCACACCAGGCAGACGATTTAGATTTAGAGTTTCATATTTTCTTTCATAACTGGTAGCATAAGAGAATGTTGACAGAAATGTCGAGACTGCAGAGAAACTCCTGACAATATTGAATGCACATCTTGAGCAGTGGGTACTTGACCCGAGTCAAACTACTACTAGTTATTTGAGAACCTTCATAGTTTTTCAAGTGGAGATTTGAGGTCATTACTTTGGTGATGATCTCCGCCATTGAATGGAATTGTTTGTACAGTGACCGAGTAGTACAATTTGTAACATTTGTATGTCATCTTGTAATCTTTTTGTGCTAAATTAAACATATCAATGGCGTCATCCCATTTGAACTAGTTTTCTAGTCCAGAAGAATTGTTGTGAACCACTGTCTCACCTTACAAAAGGTCAGTGCATAAAAGTTGCAAGTAATGTATTCCGAATAGGCAAACAGCACAAGAATCGTCTCTTCTGATTCTCTCCTTTTTCTTGAGAATGCCTATTATTATTGCTGATGGCCGGTGGCTGAGAGATTTTTAGCCGGATTAATTAAGTTAGGTTAATTCAGGAGTCTTAACTCAGGGACTTTGAAAATGTTCTAAATAAACCTTAAGAGCAAAGTTGTGAATCTGAGCATGTAAAATTCTGGTTGCAAGCATCTTGATTTTATACTAACATTTATAACAGTACGAGCATATGACCTGACAATTCTACTTCCTTTCAGTAAACATCAAATCTATAAAAGTATGCTTCATTTCAAGCCCCTGTTCCAGTTGAAAAACTTGATCATCATGTATCACTAGCATAAAATTCATTACATTCATTTTATGTGGCTTCGTATAGAGATGGGATATTAATGCACATTGCATAATTTATTTTGCTTTCCAGATGAAGACTGCGCTGGTCAGTGATTCAAATTGAAGTTTGTCGCTGAACGTCCCTTCTCAAAGTGTTTGTTCTTGCGTGCCGAAAATGTGGTTAGCAGTTGGGAACTGCAATTACATTTGATGGACTGTTCTAAGCACATGGAGCTTTGTTTAAGATGTAATTTTTCTATTAGAATATGCTAGTCCCAGTTgctgttataaaatatctcccgtcAAAGAATTGTTGAGGCGGTTGTCAAAACCATGACCTTTGAGGTAAGGCACCTGTTCGATACTTTCTGGATACTCTGTTCTTTAGTATGCTCATGCAAGTTATAGCTTAATTTATTTATAAGGTGTAGGAGATAATAATAACCATACCTTAAGTGGGTATCCCACAATGGATACAGTGTGATCTGCATAGCTTGTCTATACATGGTCCAGAACTCGCACGAAAGTGAAGAGGGCAAGCAGTCTGCATGATTCTGTGATTTCTGCTGATTCATGTCAGTAGGTTACTAATGCAGCAGGGCCACATGCATGTTGTGTAGTACTACTTTCTTGGATTGAAGGCGGAATACCCCTGTATAACTGTGTTTAGCAGGGTGCTTTGCTGCTGTCTCCTGGAAAAGCAAaagaaagctactccctccgttccaaaataaatgactcaactttgtactaattttagtacaaagttgagtcatctattttggaacggagggagtagaacgtaAACATTGTACACCTCAAAGAATATTCTTACAAACAACTTACATTATTCAGTCTAGGACCTAAATAAGTTTATTACAAGTGTACTAAAATTAGATAAATAGATTTGATACTTAGGTTCTAATCCATGAGATCATGCATTCCTTATCACGAAAATGTTCTTAACGGATAGATGACTTTGAACTCTAGTGAAGAATTGAGGTTTGCTGGTAGTATTTGTCACAGCTTTAGCTCGTTATCCAGAATTTGTGACCGTTTTTTTTCCCTGGATGCTAGCAATGTGCCAGATAGGACTTGTTTTCACCATGTATATGATAGCTCAATTTTTTTCCTCTAAAAGTTTTAGGTTGTTGACGGGGTATGGACGAACCGATTTTAGAGTTGCAAGGATCAACTAGTCAACCAAACCCTGTGACATTGTGCGACATACTATTTTATTTTTGCATCCTAATTGCTTATCTTATCAGATTGTGTCTTAAAGTTTTCCATACCTCATTTCTTTTCATTTGTCATTTTCGGAACCATACATCTAAGTAGGCAGCGCCCTCACTGGATGCATCTAAGTAGGTAGCGCCCTCGCTGGATATAATGAGATCTACATAACTTGTCTCCGTACATGGTCCAGAATTTGACAGAAAACCTCACGCGAAAGTGAAGAGGGTGATCAGacatcagcatccaagaatccttATGATGCCTTCCAAGCTAAAAGCAACAATTACTGTCAGTGCACAGACTGTTTCAGAAAATACAACAAATAGCCGAAAATACTTAGGTTACCTAGCCAGAAATCTAAAACCATTTGCCTGCGTGGACAGAAATTCACAGGTGTTCAGTTGCAAATAAATGTCATTCCTATCTCTTCATTCCAGTTGACGTGATTTcattaagagcatggttaataatatagccagctgttggctataagccagtgccataacTAACatatacaatagtagatcaaaagagtgtactacttttttattatgtggcccatttTTCGTTCTCACAAAGTACCTAGGagcagcacgtgctagagctggctcttcacgaaaaaccgcttaccttctctctcatcttctctttcctccaactaagtagAAATATACTAATTTATTTCTTATAgctcgctgactcagctctattgtatttGTTCTAACTCGTGCACTTTTCTGACCTCACCATAAATTCTTTCCCAAAAAGGAATCATAATCTGGTTAATGCAGTTGCATTAACTCATGCACTTTTCCCTACCTCTCTTTGCCAAAAAGGAATCATActcttaggctggttgtaatggtagtatcatagctagtatcatgcatatcgactaggcaattttgatgaggtgtcgtagcattaaatgaagaaagaaatggtggagtatcatatcatgataccgtatcataataaatgatatACTACAttgtgtcatgcatgtcaataaatagagtactacataATACTAATATATAATACTATACATTAGGGAGATAGTATCATACAATAATATCatatacatgatactaatatatgatactccccattacaaccagtctGATTAACTCAGTTCGGAAATCTCCTTGTTTTcaatcttctttgttggaggatccCTCTGACTCAAAGGAACTTCATAGAAATCTTGGAGAATTTGTATCCTTGGGAATTCTTCTTACACAggctgtttgattcgtaggattgcaaTTGTTGGGGGTTTTGCACCCTGTTTTGAAAGAAAATTtttatccactcaaacctctttgtacattttctttgttttttcccgGCATGAAAGCACTCATTGCTCCAAGTTCCTGTGGTTTACTTGTAGGGGTCAGCATGACATGCCACTCCAAAGCCTATGCTTTTTCTGTTCCTACGTTTTGATAATCGTGGGAATAAAAGAGGCCATCGACCAGCATTTTGAGAAATTTACAACGTCACGGTGGTTGCTTGTGTCCAGAGCGGCAAAGCCGAGGCTGCTTGGTTGTGTCGACTTATCATTCCTCTACTAGTCTCTCCGTTtcaaaatatttgtctttctagagatttcaaatggtcaCCACATAcgaatatatatagacatattttagagtatagatttactcattttgctccgtatatagtcaccatttgaaacctctaaaaaaacagatatttaggaacggagggagtagaagaaaaGCCGCGTTGCTGCGGCCGGGAATAAATAACTTAAACAAGCATGCCGCGGTAACTCTGTAAAGATTGTCAATTCATACTGAACATTGGGATATTATTTTTTCTTTGTTGATTTCTTGACTTGGACTGCTGGATGACACCAGCTTCTCTTTCTTTTTAGACCGAATGCATCAATTAATATGGCAATGTCCAACAAAAGCAACCTAATGACATGCACATTTCAAAATGCAAACTTTCTTGTTAGTAAAAGCACATGTATCTGCATCACTCATATCATACAACATCACTAAAGCAGGTGGTAGAAAATAGTCGGCTACTGCCATCATCATTTGTTGTTAGGTTAGCCCAAAATGTACTTGCAGCGCTTAAAAATCATTTCATTGCATAATACCTAAATAATCATTTAACTATAGCAGCAAAATAATGAAATCCTCAGGCAAAAAAGATATACACTGCTTTTACAAAATGTTATAGATTTTAACTGACAACCATTCATCAATTAATTACTCCAAGACCGTCCGTTAAGTACCCACTAAAATATTGCATTCTCTATCTCTTTCTTGGTCTCTTGCTCATCATAATCTGAAAAAGGAATCTCATCCATTTTCTGTTTGCCACAGTTTTACTTAATGGTATATATATCTAGAGGGGGCATATCTAATGCAAAAACAGCAACAAGATGCAAAAAATGCAAACCTTCCTAAAATGCACGATCAATAGTTAACCTTTCTGCTGTAGCTATCAATTACGAAATGCATGATAAAACTTAGCTTAATATGTATAAATAATATTGAAATTGGGAACCATcctaaagaaaagaaataacaGTAAAAGGTAGGGAAATTAAAGTATTCTCCTGAGCCCTCAACTAATCTCCTCCCTAAATAACAGAGCATGTATACATTGTTAGAAATAAGCACAGGGAGGAAAAATACATCTGGGAAATGATTCTTGCTTGGTAAATATTATCAGATATGAGCATGAAATGTACAAAAAAGATTCAGCAACTTACATCTGCAGGCTAACTCTTCATTTTTAACTCATTGGGCATAGGTCAAAATGATTGTGCACATACAGTATTCCCAGCTAGTAACCATTGCAATGTGAATTCAAGCAGTTCACAATAATACACTAATTAACCTTCATTCATGCTTATGCCAATCTGGTGATATCATCAGAGCGGAAAAAGGTTCTAGCAATGTGATTCCCCTCTACTCTCAATTCTTCATGTACATCATACAAAGGTGAGGAACTACACAAGAACACAGGCTGCCTTACTGGTGCTTCCCATCGAGCTTACTAGTAAGGATCTGGTCTAACCCAAGCATTATGTGAAGAAAAATTCTGTGGTATGGATTATGCAAACCCAAAATCAAGCACAGCAATGAACACATAATCATCAGTCCAATAAACCTGATGCACATAAAGGAAGTACCAAACGCCGGCCAGTAGATCAGGGAACATGGTCGGAAGACGTGCCGTCAGCGATTGTAAGGCTTAATGCGAGCAGGCATGCGCATGAGGGCGTGGTAGAAATAGCGAGCTGGGAGGCGGGGCAGGCAAGATGCCGCTGGTGCGTGCACCATTGCCAAAGACTGAGGGAGAGGGAAGCCATGCCGCCGATGGCGATCCTGGCGGTGTTGCTGCTTGCGTCGTTGGCGCTGCTGCTTCTCCTGCCGCTCATCATGCTTTGTCTGCTTAGGCCACGGCGCCGGCTTTCGACTCCCACATCTGCGCTTCGCCTATCAGAGTGACCAACACGGGGAGGCCGTGAAGAAAGCAGATCGCCACATCTAATCCAGCTAGTCATCGAGATGGTCCTCCCGGGGCAGGAGTCCTCGTACTCCAGCATCGAAGTCGAAGAATACCTGTGTTTGTACGCTGCACTGCTAGTCCTTGGCGTTTCACATGGTCTCGTCGCACCAGATCGCGAACGCCTCCTGCCGTACCGCCTCCACACGACATCTCTGGACCTAGCAGCCGCCGCTGTCAAGGGAAAGACGGTGCGCGATGGGGATGAGGGGTGGTGGCGGAAAATATCAGCGAGCCCAACCGACCATCCACCCGTACTATCGACACGTACCACACGAATCATCCTACGCGCGCCACGTTCGCCTGCAGTTGGACGCTAATCGTAAATaccaggattccacctcccttacaGGTGGGTCCATGGCAGTAAAAACCAGCCTCGATGCACCAGGAGCCTCAAATTCCTGGGAGCTTAGTAACAAAAATGCTAGACTTACAGAAATCCCACTACGGACGCAAGTTACGGGATTGCATGGCTGAATCTCATTGATTTTCTCTCCATAAAGTTAGCTGTGGAACCCAAAT
The Triticum dicoccoides isolate Atlit2015 ecotype Zavitan chromosome 3A, WEW_v2.0, whole genome shotgun sequence genome window above contains:
- the LOC119269258 gene encoding pentatricopeptide repeat-containing protein At1g61870, mitochondrial-like; its protein translation is MAAAVRLFLRRRLATATATPPTPASILNPSSPTTPLTSRQKTRLAISLLKSSPPPPPDQILSICRAAALSPKTHLDRVALSLATSRLSTAPDSLRDLTSSLLIPHHAHHAIVLFGQAGLLPDAISTFQSSPSTRSLNALLFACIVAGNHTEAARIFQTFPDAHRVKPNAETFNSIIKSFSESGTTRSFYSVFDEMCKQGVKPTATTFTAAIAGFYKEERFDDVEKVIKLMKKHGCGESLQVYNARVQGLCKLGRNGDAKALLSEMAKKGTKPNWVTYNHLIYGFCKEGDLEEAKRLYKEMGKKGLVGDSGFYFTVIFHLCKAGDFDTALGVYNEIIPRNWVPCFSTMKMLVNGLAGSSRIDEAKGIIEKMKEKFPDRDEGWKEVEAALPQ